A single window of Sphaerodactylus townsendi isolate TG3544 linkage group LG05, MPM_Stown_v2.3, whole genome shotgun sequence DNA harbors:
- the DDX20 gene encoding probable ATP-dependent RNA helicase DDX20 encodes MAAPVPVTTESWFRTRDVLMPEGPEDFGSLLLSAPVLEGLRAAGFLKPSPVQLKAIPLGRCGLDLIVQAKSGTGKTCVFSTIALDSLILESPVTQILVLAPTREIAVQIHAVITAIGIKMEGLECHVFIGGTPLNQDKIRLKKCHIAVGSPGRIKQLIELEYLNTSSIRLFILDEADKLLEEGSFQEQINWIYSSLPANKQMLAVSATYPESLANSLTRYMRDPTFVRLNPTDPSLIGLKQYFKVVNSHPLPHKTFEEKAEHLQELFSKIPFNQALVFSNLHSRAQRLADLLTSKGFPAECISGSMNQNQRLDAMAKLKQFHCRVLISTDLTSRGIDAEKVNLVINLDVPLDWETYMHRIGRAGRFGTLGLAVTYCCRGEEENVMMNIAQKCNLRLLPLPDPVPPELMEHFEGGDVEVTAVSYPNASLHPPLPAKQPEGTVQPSAVVSCARESSVAACENLSAAKPKQAPKQKRLLKSRTGHGSTKRTIQDQLSSHCTIEPKHQPKLVVQTGTQQNKQEEDKEALSNLLPKIPCLSSYKTHQTANTWSMAEFVEDYEYFIKEGLEKDVEIVRSYTGPGEHHSGNDALDWKGMESSMCTAATADAWTEESDSDSSTYSSDSLTCSSEDQSHSKASSDIQKGEEVGFSADRTSQKHPQQSCNVPELQEIPEPPPLQKSKQNVKQSRQSCRPPATKPSKRGIVKGASQRKPDPAFLCENQSYEEYWKAYYRAYRDYYPTASYSYDRAYNWLTAYRANAVYMEELLRGHP; translated from the exons ATGGCCGCCCCCGTGCCGGTTACGACGGAGAGCTGGTTCCGTACCCGGGATGTACTTATGCCGGAGGGTCCGGAAGACTTCGGGTCACTTCTTCTATCGGCTCCGGTGTTGGAAGGGCTGCGAGCCGCCGGGTTTCTAAAGCCTTCCCCAGTGCAACTCAAAGCAATCCCGTTGGGTCGCTGTGGTCTTG ATCTTATTGTGCAAGCAAAATCAGGCACTGGTAAGACCTGTGTTTTTTCCACAATCGCACTTGACTCCCTTATCCTGGAAAGTCCAGTTACACAG ATTCTGGTTTTGGCTCCTACCCGAGAAATTGCTGTACAGATTCATGCAGTTATTACAGCTATTGGGATTAAAATGGAAGGTTTGGAATGTCATGTCTTTATTGGAGGGACCCCTTTAAACCAAGACAAAATCAGGCTGAAAAAGTGTCACATAGCAGTTGGCTCCCCTG GTCGCATAAAGCAGCTTATAGAGTTGGAGTATCTGAATACATCCAGCATTCGCCTTTTCATTCTTGATGAAGCAGACAAGCTTCTGGAAGAAGGCAGTTTCCAGGAGCAAATAAA TTGGATTTATTCTTCTCTGCCAGCCAACAAGCAAATGTTGGCTGTTTCAGCCACTTATCCTGAATCCTTAGCTAATAGTTTAACTAGATATATGAGAGATCCCACATTTGTGAGGTTGAATCCCACTGACCCAAGTCTCATTG GATTGAAGCAATACTTTAAAGTTGTGAATTCACATCCATTACCACATAAGACTTTTGAAGAGAAGGCGGAGCATTTACAGGAGCTCTTCAGCAAGATTCCCTTCAATCAGGCTTTGGTCTTCTCAAATCTACACAGTCG AGCTCAGCGCTTGGCAGATTTACTGACATCCAAAGGTTTTCCTGCGGAATGCATTTCAG GCAGTATGAATCAGAACCAGAGACTTGATGCCATGGCTAAGCTCAAGCAATTCCATTGCAGAGTGCTGATTTCAACTGATTTG ACATCACGTGGAATTGATGCTGAGAAGGTGAATCTAGTCATTAACTTGGATGTACCTTTGGACTGGGAAACATACATGCATCGGATTGGCAGAGCTGGACGCTTTG GAACTTTAGGGCTAGCAGTGACTTATTGCTGCCGTGGGGAAGAAGAGAATGTGATGATGAACATTGCGCAGAAATGTAACCTTCGGCTTCTTCCTTTACCAG ATCCCGTACCTCCTGAGTTGATGGAACATTTTGAAGGCGGAGATGTAGAAGTCACTGCTGTCTCATATCCCAATGCTTCATTGCATCCTCCTCTGCCTGCTAAGCAACCAGAGGGGACAGTGCAGCCCTCAGCAGTAGTTAGCTGTGCACGGGAGTCCTCTGTTGCTGCTTGTGAAAATCTTTCTGCAGCTAAGCCAAAACAGGCCCCCAAACAAAAAAGGCTGCTCAAAAGTAGAACAGGACATGGCAGCACAAAGAGAACCATCCAGGACCAGCTGTCTTCCCATTGCACCATAGAGCCAAAGCACCAACCAAAACTGGTTGTCCAAACTGGTACACAGCAGAACAAGCAAGAGGAGGACAAGGAAGCATTAAGCAACTTGCTTCCCAAGATACCTTGCCTGTCCTCTTACAAGACCCATCAGACTGCCAATACATGGAGCATGGCTGAGTTTGTTGAGGATTATGAATACTTCATTAAGGAAGGACTGGAGAAAGATGTGGAAATTGTAAGAAGCTATACAGGGCCTGGAGAGCATCATTCAGGAAATGATGCCTTGGATTGGAAAGGAATGGAATCCAGCATGTGTACAGCAGCAACAGCTGATGCATGGACTGAGGAATCTGATAGTGACAGTAGCACTTACAGCTCTGACTCATTAACCTGTAGCTCTGAGGACCAGTCACATAGCAAAGCTTCTTCAGATATACAGAAAGGAGAGGAGGTTGGGTTTTCAGCAGATCGGACTTCTCAGAAGcaccctcagcagtcctgtaATGTCCCTGAATTACAAGAGATTCCAGAGCCGCCTCCACTCCAGAAGAGTAAACAGAATGTGAAACAGAGCAGGCAGAGTTGCCGCCCTCCTGCTACCAAACCTTCTAAGAGGGGAATTGTCAAAGGTGCCTCTCAGCGCAAACCTGATCCCGCTTTCCTCTGTGAGAATCAGAGTTATGAGGAATACTGGAAAGCATATTACCGGGCATACCGTGACTATTATCCTACAGCTTCTTATTCATATGATCGCGCATATAACTGGCTGACAGCTTATCGTGCCAATGCAGTCTACATGGAAGAGTTGCTGAGAGGTCATCCGTGA